AAGGTGCGctgttggactgagatctggtgactgtggaaggttgtttgagtacagtgaactcattgtcatgtttaagaaaccagtttgaggtgATTTGACCTTTGCAACATGACACactatcctgctggaagcagccataaAGGAGCATGGTCAGCAATAATATTCAATGCTCAGTTGATACTAACTGAAAATTTCCCCCACACCACTGAAACACCACCAACCTGAAATGTTCATATAAAGCAGGATGGATGGAGGTTTTCATGTTCATCTCAAATTCTGACACTGCCATCTGGTTGAGACTCAACAGTCTGATCGATTGTTGTGCAATTCTGGAAAATTAAGACTTCCCTGTTCttggctgacaggagtggctCCCAGTGTAATCTTTGGTGCTGAAGCTCATCTACTTCAAGGTTTAAACAGGTTCATGTCATGTGCTCTGGCCATTCTTCTCAGACATTTGGAATCAGCAAGATTTTTTTGTTCAGAGAGCTCCCGCTCACTGTACATCTGCTTTTATTCAGGTCATCAACTGTAAACcaaagagatggttgtgtggggaaaaccccagtagatcagcagtttctgaaattgCTAGACTGGTCTGTCTGGTATTAGCAAACATCCCATATTCAGAGTTGTTAAATAATCTTTCTTCCTtgttctgatgctcagtttgaaggTCATATGGAACATACATATTTTAGTATTATCCAATGCCTTTACCAGAATGCAAGGTTTTTTACCAGTAAGCTGTAAAAGCCTCATTGGATATTGCCATCACCCCACAGGGTGGGTGGGCAGGCAGGAAGTAAAGTGAAACTATGTTTGATCATTTAAATATTACTGACAGTTTACAGTTAGAAacctttaacattttaaatgttaaagattTTATGTTGTTATAATCAaaattgttgtaatttggtgtagaattttaaaagtacatttttggGTTGTAGTTGTAGAGCACTGTACACCAAAGATGTACTCATCCTGAAACAGGTAAAGTATGAAAAGTCatgttaagaaaaatgtattttgttgaTTCTTCAGAATTGGCCACCACAGCACCAGTGATGACAGCTCGGCGTACCGTTCGGTGGACGAAGTGAACTATTGGGACAAACAGGACCATCCCATTTCCAGGCTGAGACATTACATGACAGCCCGCGGATGGTGGAGTGAAGATGACGAGAGGAGCTGGCGAAAACAATCACGCAAGACGGTGATGGAGGCGTTTGAGAGGGCCGAAAGGCGCCTCAAACCTAATCCGGAACTGCTGTTCACCGACGTGTACCAGGAGATGACACCCAGCCTGAACAAGCAGAGAGAGTCCCTGTGGAGACATGTGCAGCAGTACAAAGAGCACTACCCACTAGACCTGTATGAAAAATAACTTTACTGGTATGGGGCAAAACAAGTTGAAATTTGGTTAATAAATAGACTGTTGCACACTTTTTGCTGTATTCATAAAAGGTAGTTTTGATACTTGCCATTTCTTTCTGCAtaacagtggggaggaagatTGTGTTTGCAAAACAAAACTCCAAGCTCTTCATGTCTCTGGGTTTGATGCCTTAAGTTAATAAGATTTACTATCAGCAGTAAAGCTTCTCAAATTTAAACTGACACCTTTATTTCACATTAATTCCAGGTTCTGTAATATTCTGCAAgtacagaagaatcagctgcTGCAGCGTGAATGCATTACAATATAAACACAacgggcaaaaaaaaaaaggaagttcactttgtgctgtgtgtttcttcTCTTCTTACTCTCCTGTTCAGTGATGTCTAAGCAGTTTCCATGTGTATCACTGAGGTAACCGGTTTAACTTGTGTCACTGAACTGTATTTAAATGCTTCTTAGTATACACACCCAAATTTTAGATGGGATGGTATGCTGTGGTGATGTTACACACTGTTCTAAATCCCAGAACTGTACACTTAACCTAGCTCATGATTGGTGTTTTGTGGAAAATAAACTGAGGAACACtcattcttgttttgtttttatttaatttcagttgTATGGCAGGTTTGTGAATCATCAAAAACAGGTCTGTTTCACCTGCATGTGAGTTAGTGCCTGAATGGGCAATCAAATGTCTTTCCATGATCACATCCAGTTCGTTAACAAAATCAAGCTGCTTTATGGCAACTTAATTTTGTTcacaatacatttttttgcTTGCAAGATGTTCTATAGATTATCAAAACCCCTTAATTTCAATCCCTTGTGCAAAACCATGAATAGGACATTAGTGAAAGCACAAAGTTTTATTATGTAAGTGCAGTCACTATTTGACATCTTCACAACCGGTCCAGTTTAACAAGCCAACAAGGAGCTGTTAATCCCCTTCCACAAATTTTTTATCTCCTGTGGGGACCGCTGGTGAACCAGAATAAGGTTTTTATATGCACAGAGATCCTCACGATCTTCTGCTCTGATATCAAATGTCTGAAATCCTGAGTGTGCTTCGGGAGAAATCCCTAAAGCCATGAAACACATCCCAATGTAAGCATCATCAATGGGGAAGAAAGGAATTACGTGTAAAACTGAATAGAGGGATTCCAGCAAAGCTCCAGACATAAGATAGCCACCTCCACCAGCATAAGGAGGGTATGGGCCATCGTAGAAGCTCATAGGGATGTAGTATTTGCTTTTTGAGTCCCTGAGGGGACTTCCAACACTTATAACATGACCAGCATACAAACTAGATACTTTAGAAGCCTCAAGAGACTCTATGTACCTGGCCAGTGCTGGGGTGTTGACAAATACATCATCATCCCCACTAAAGACAAAGGAGACATGAGGACAGTTTTTCAATGTCCAGTCGAGCAACATGTTCATTTTGAGCGTCAGGTTTAGAAATGTTTCATGGAAGTCCCACTGCAGGATATCGCCATAGTGTTTTGCTTCAAATGACAGCAGTGGGCTCAGGTCAGGATCTTGCGGTGGGGAGCTGCCCAGGAGGAACACCATACGCACTTTGAGTCCATTTGGATACACCATCTCTTGACCCCACGTCTCTCGCACCGCCTGCCTCCGCTCAAAGTTTCTCGGAGATGACTTGATGGCAAAAAGCAACAAGGTGTGGCTCTCTGTTTCCCTTTTACCAAAAGCACATTTGTTGGGCTGATCAATCAGAATTGGGGCAGTCCTGCAGTTCATCCCCTCCAAAAAATCCCGAAATCGGGCAGGGTAGGAGTTGAAGTCATGCATGTTGATTTGCAGAAACTCTTGATTTGTCATCCTGCAGTTAGA
The genomic region above belongs to Oreochromis aureus strain Israel breed Guangdong linkage group 14, ZZ_aureus, whole genome shotgun sequence and contains:
- the b3gnt2l gene encoding N-acetyllactosaminide beta-1,3-N-acetylglucosaminyltransferase 2, whose protein sequence is MAQVTALLTYLKSMTRVQTFIAMVLFASLFLIFFLMTVPVDTIHSLRSVRTQFSKQKDITRKDHLHNVSVSAGFRQAIPESRAYWNRLLYSSLVNLDKGGNPFNRRSNWSNCRMTNQEFLQINMHDFNSYPARFRDFLEGMNCRTAPILIDQPNKCAFGKRETESHTLLLFAIKSSPRNFERRQAVRETWGQEMVYPNGLKVRMVFLLGSSPPQDPDLSPLLSFEAKHYGDILQWDFHETFLNLTLKMNMLLDWTLKNCPHVSFVFSGDDDVFVNTPALARYIESLEASKVSSLYAGHVISVGSPLRDSKSKYYIPMSFYDGPYPPYAGGGGYLMSGALLESLYSVLHVIPFFPIDDAYIGMCFMALGISPEAHSGFQTFDIRAEDREDLCAYKNLILVHQRSPQEIKNLWKGINSSLLAC